A region of Sulfurovum sp. DNA encodes the following proteins:
- the tsf gene encoding translation elongation factor Ts: protein MANFGPKDIKKLREITDAGMMDCKKALTAAEGNIDKAIEWLRDQGIGAAAKKASKTAAEGAIGIKVEESKAVIVEINSQTDFVAQNDKFKALMSEVVEHAFNNSLEDAEAINASTINGQPFSEFLAQNIAIIGENLVVRRAALIKGDEKTAISGYVHSNGQNGVIIAATCEDTQTCEKVTPILREIAMHAAAMAPKTLTYKDFDPEYVLEETKGRIEAIRKENEELERLGKPLKNIPQYISRMQLTEEVIVAAEEVIKAELKAEGKPEKIWDKILPGKLERFISDNTTLDQEQCLLDQKFVMDDSKTVSEYFEEKSDGKAKIIVFTRLEVGEGIEIEEEDFAAEVAKQMGA from the coding sequence ATGGCAAATTTTGGACCAAAAGATATCAAAAAACTTCGCGAAATAACTGATGCGGGAATGATGGATTGCAAAAAAGCTCTTACTGCTGCTGAAGGTAATATAGATAAAGCAATCGAATGGCTTAGGGATCAAGGTATTGGTGCAGCTGCAAAAAAAGCAAGCAAAACTGCTGCTGAAGGTGCCATTGGCATTAAAGTCGAAGAGTCTAAAGCAGTTATTGTAGAGATCAATTCCCAAACTGACTTTGTAGCACAAAATGATAAATTCAAAGCACTGATGAGTGAAGTCGTTGAGCATGCATTTAACAATAGTCTTGAAGATGCTGAAGCAATCAATGCTTCCACAATAAATGGTCAACCATTTTCTGAGTTCCTCGCTCAAAACATTGCTATTATTGGTGAAAATCTTGTTGTCAGACGTGCAGCACTCATTAAGGGTGATGAAAAAACAGCTATAAGTGGATATGTTCACTCAAATGGTCAAAATGGTGTTATTATTGCAGCCACATGTGAAGATACACAAACTTGCGAAAAAGTAACACCTATACTCAGAGAAATTGCGATGCATGCAGCTGCAATGGCACCAAAAACACTTACATATAAAGATTTTGACCCTGAGTATGTTTTGGAAGAAACTAAAGGACGCATAGAAGCAATTAGAAAAGAAAATGAAGAACTTGAGCGTCTTGGAAAACCACTCAAAAATATTCCTCAGTATATCTCAAGAATGCAACTTACAGAAGAAGTAATTGTGGCAGCAGAAGAGGTGATTAAGGCAGAGCTTAAGGCAGAAGGAAAGCCCGAAAAGATTTGGGATAAAATCCTTCCTGGCAAGCTCGAAAGATTTATCTCTGACAATACAACACTTGATCAGGAGCAGTGCCTACTTGATCAGAAGTTTGTAATGGATGATTCTAAAACTGTTTCTGAGTACTTTGAAGAAAAATCTGATGGTAAAGCAAAAATTATAGTATTTACTAGACTTGAAGTGGGTGAAGGTATCGAAATTGAAGAGGAAGATTTTGCAGCAGAAGTTGCAAAACAGATGGGCGCATAA
- the ruvB gene encoding Holliday junction branch migration DNA helicase RuvB, with product MERMVEIERFDSETSYEVSLRPSGWEEYIGQEKIKKNLHVFIEASRRREEALDHTLFFGPPGLGKTTLANIIATEMGANIKTTAAPMIEKTGDLAALLTNIEEGDILFIDEIHRLSPSVEEILYPSMEDFRLDIIIGSGPAAQTVKIDLPRFTLIGATTRAGMLSSPLRERFGMHFRMQFYTPQELSQIIDQAAYKLEKPIHKDAAAEIARRSRGTPRIALRLLRRVRDFSEVFDEVEVTLERAHYALDEIGVNHLGFDEQDIQFLELLVNAKNRPMGLSTIAAALSEDEGTIEDVIEPYLIANGYVERTARGRIATQKSYEHFKLGNINKGFFND from the coding sequence ATGGAAAGAATGGTTGAGATTGAGCGTTTTGACAGTGAAACTTCTTATGAAGTAAGTTTACGCCCAAGTGGTTGGGAGGAGTATATTGGTCAGGAGAAGATTAAGAAGAACTTACATGTTTTTATAGAGGCAAGCCGACGTCGTGAAGAGGCACTTGATCACACTCTTTTTTTTGGTCCTCCCGGACTAGGAAAGACAACACTGGCAAATATTATTGCTACAGAGATGGGTGCAAATATTAAAACTACAGCCGCACCTATGATTGAAAAGACGGGTGACCTTGCCGCACTGTTAACCAATATAGAAGAGGGAGATATTCTTTTTATTGATGAGATCCATCGTCTCTCTCCGTCAGTTGAAGAGATACTTTATCCTTCGATGGAGGATTTTAGGCTTGATATTATTATTGGTAGTGGTCCTGCAGCACAGACTGTTAAGATAGACCTACCACGCTTTACACTCATTGGAGCAACAACGCGAGCAGGAATGTTGAGTAGTCCATTGCGTGAACGTTTTGGAATGCACTTTAGAATGCAATTTTATACACCTCAAGAGCTTTCTCAAATTATAGATCAAGCAGCATATAAGTTAGAAAAACCAATACATAAAGATGCTGCAGCAGAGATTGCTCGACGTAGCAGAGGGACACCACGTATTGCATTGAGGCTTCTAAGAAGGGTGCGTGATTTTTCTGAAGTATTTGATGAAGTAGAGGTAACTTTAGAGCGGGCACATTATGCACTTGATGAAATAGGAGTAAACCATTTAGGTTTTGATGAACAAGATATTCAATTTTTAGAGCTATTGGTAAATGCCAAGAATCGTCCAATGGGGTTAAGTACTATTGCGGCAGCATTGAGTGAAGACGAGGGAACAATTGAAGATGTCATTGAACCCTATTTAATTGCCAATGGTTATGTGGAACGAACAGCTCGTGGACGCATTGCAACACAAAAAAGTTATGAACATTTCAAGCTAGGTAATATCAATAAAGGATTTTTTAATGACTAA
- the bcp gene encoding thioredoxin-dependent thiol peroxidase, translating to MLNIGDMVPHFCLPNQDEEEICLRDVRGKWIVLYFYPKDNTPGCTTEACDFTTVLPDFEDLNAIVLGVSPDSPKKHRNFIEKKGLKIMLLSDEEKELCTLFGCWQLKKNYGREYMGVVRSTFIIDPNGKIASKWEKVRVKGHAGIVKEKLVELQIATKQL from the coding sequence ATGCTAAATATTGGTGATATGGTACCTCATTTTTGTCTACCAAACCAAGATGAGGAAGAGATTTGTCTGCGAGATGTTAGAGGCAAATGGATTGTACTCTACTTTTACCCCAAAGATAATACCCCAGGGTGTACAACTGAAGCATGTGATTTTACTACGGTATTACCAGACTTTGAAGACCTTAATGCCATTGTACTAGGTGTCAGTCCTGACAGCCCAAAGAAACATAGAAATTTTATTGAGAAAAAAGGGTTAAAAATTATGCTACTCTCTGATGAAGAGAAAGAACTTTGTACTCTCTTTGGTTGTTGGCAACTTAAGAAAAATTATGGACGCGAGTATATGGGAGTGGTACGCTCCACTTTTATCATCGATCCTAATGGAAAAATAGCTTCCAAGTGGGAAAAAGTACGTGTAAAAGGGCATGCTGGAATAGTGAAAGAGAAATTAGTGGAGCTTCAAATAGCAACAAAACAACTTTAA
- the panB gene encoding 3-methyl-2-oxobutanoate hydroxymethyltransferase translates to MSTQTQNIEKKITLSTITKMKGKEPITMVTAYDALFAKLFDGQVEMILVGDSLNMSFYGKPDTLSATMDQMIYHTRAVCNGAKLACIVFDMPFGSYLTPEQALKNAARVYRETCADAVKIEGGKEKASIIKSLSSNGIAVVAHIGLMPQHVRSEGGYKVRGKNEMDVEVLVEDALALESAGAKIVLVEGVNSEAAKRITEAINVPTIGIGAGNTTDGQVLVWSDMFGFFEAFSPKFVKQYCNGAKEIQKGLEQYVDEVKNRTFPADEHTYWSKK, encoded by the coding sequence ATGAGTACCCAGACCCAAAATATTGAAAAAAAAATTACTCTTTCTACAATTACAAAAATGAAAGGTAAAGAGCCTATTACGATGGTAACTGCTTACGATGCACTCTTTGCAAAACTTTTTGATGGACAGGTCGAGATGATATTGGTCGGGGATAGTTTGAATATGAGTTTTTATGGCAAACCTGATACACTTTCGGCAACAATGGATCAGATGATTTACCATACACGGGCAGTTTGCAATGGTGCAAAACTTGCTTGTATTGTTTTTGATATGCCTTTTGGTTCCTATTTGACACCTGAGCAGGCACTTAAAAATGCAGCACGTGTCTATCGTGAAACTTGTGCCGATGCAGTTAAAATTGAAGGTGGTAAAGAGAAAGCATCTATTATAAAATCCCTTTCAAGTAATGGTATTGCCGTGGTAGCACATATTGGTCTCATGCCACAGCATGTTAGGAGCGAGGGTGGCTATAAGGTACGAGGAAAAAATGAAATGGATGTGGAGGTATTGGTAGAGGATGCTTTGGCACTTGAATCTGCTGGTGCAAAAATTGTATTGGTAGAGGGTGTCAACTCTGAAGCAGCCAAACGTATTACTGAAGCGATTAATGTACCAACTATTGGTATTGGTGCAGGCAATACCACTGATGGACAAGTATTGGTATGGTCTGATATGTTTGGTTTTTTTGAAGCCTTTTCTCCTAAATTTGTTAAACAATATTGCAATGGTGCTAAAGAGATTCAAAAAGGGCTGGAGCAGTATGTTGATGAAGTAAAAAATCGAACATTTCCTGCAGATGAACACACCTACTGGAGTAAAAAGTAG
- the trpA gene encoding tryptophan synthase subunit alpha, with protein MKQLVAYITTGFPSINFTIDVALALAEAGVDTLELGIPFSDPVADGPVIEAANLKALQSGFRLQKLFDASLKIAPHIDTLWMGYFNPFYHKGMETFINEANKVGVNGFIIPDLPFEEAQPYKPIIEKAGLNLIDFIAPTDSRKRIKQIVAGAKKFIYLVAYAGITGKGKSENLQEVIADIKTFTNTPVYVGFGVDQHTAKEKAKGVDGVIVGSAFVKVLLNESLSGTQKITEIATIAKEIKEKINI; from the coding sequence TTGAAACAATTAGTCGCCTATATTACCACTGGATTTCCTTCTATTAACTTTACTATTGATGTTGCATTAGCACTGGCAGAAGCAGGAGTCGATACTCTTGAGCTTGGTATACCTTTTTCTGATCCAGTTGCAGATGGTCCAGTCATTGAAGCTGCCAATCTCAAAGCTTTACAGAGTGGCTTCAGACTCCAAAAACTCTTTGATGCTTCTTTAAAAATAGCACCCCATATTGACACACTTTGGATGGGCTACTTCAATCCCTTCTACCATAAGGGAATGGAAACCTTTATCAATGAAGCCAACAAAGTAGGCGTTAACGGTTTTATTATTCCTGACTTGCCTTTTGAGGAAGCACAACCTTACAAGCCAATAATCGAAAAGGCAGGGCTCAACCTCATTGATTTTATCGCTCCAACCGATTCGCGTAAACGCATTAAACAGATTGTTGCTGGAGCAAAAAAATTTATCTACCTTGTTGCTTATGCTGGTATTACAGGGAAAGGGAAAAGTGAAAATTTACAAGAGGTTATTGCTGATATCAAAACATTTACCAATACACCAGTCTATGTTGGCTTCGGAGTTGACCAACACACAGCAAAAGAAAAAGCCAAAGGGGTCGATGGGGTTATTGTTGGTTCGGCATTTGTCAAAGTGCTACTTAATGAGAGCCTAAGCGGTACACAAAAAATCACAGAGATTGCCACAATTGCCAAAGAGATTAAAGAGAAAATTAATATATAG
- the tsaD gene encoding tRNA (adenosine(37)-N6)-threonylcarbamoyltransferase complex transferase subunit TsaD → MILSIESSCDDSSIAVTEIATKKILYHKKISQETEHACYGGVVPELASRLHAVALPKILEETKPWLDQIKAIAVTNQPGLGVTLLEGIAMAKTLAMFQKIPLIPVHHLKGHIYSLFIEQKTCFPMLVLLISGGHTMILRVERFEKIKILATSMDDSIGESFDKTAKMMGLGYPGGPIIETLAQKGDEDRFSLPIPLRNSKLISFSLSGLKNAVRLVVENLGGAEAMSEQDRCDLAASFQKAVKLHLLQKSKKVFKVEPIKDVAIVGGASANLYLRAAYEKLCKEFGKTLHVVPMQYCSDNAAMIGRYAIDAYERENFVVSGSVDIIVTKKQQTGDLL, encoded by the coding sequence ATGATCTTAAGTATCGAATCAAGTTGTGATGACAGTTCTATTGCTGTTACTGAGATTGCTACTAAAAAAATACTCTATCATAAAAAAATTTCACAAGAGACTGAGCATGCCTGCTATGGTGGAGTTGTGCCAGAGCTCGCTTCGCGCTTACATGCAGTAGCGCTACCGAAGATCCTTGAAGAGACCAAGCCTTGGCTTGACCAAATTAAGGCTATTGCGGTAACAAACCAGCCTGGTCTTGGTGTAACACTTTTGGAAGGGATTGCCATGGCAAAGACCCTTGCAATGTTCCAAAAGATACCACTTATCCCTGTGCATCATCTCAAAGGACATATCTATTCACTTTTTATTGAACAGAAGACATGCTTTCCAATGTTAGTGCTACTCATTTCTGGTGGACATACCATGATACTACGTGTTGAGAGATTTGAAAAAATAAAAATTCTTGCCACCTCTATGGATGATTCGATAGGAGAGAGTTTTGACAAGACTGCCAAAATGATGGGACTGGGGTATCCAGGCGGACCAATTATTGAAACACTTGCTCAAAAAGGAGACGAGGATCGCTTCAGCTTACCCATTCCTTTGCGTAACTCTAAACTTATTTCTTTCTCTCTTTCTGGTCTTAAAAATGCTGTACGGCTTGTTGTTGAAAATCTTGGTGGAGCAGAGGCAATGAGCGAACAAGACAGGTGTGATCTTGCAGCCTCTTTTCAGAAAGCAGTTAAACTTCATCTGCTACAAAAGAGTAAGAAAGTTTTTAAAGTTGAGCCCATCAAGGATGTTGCTATTGTAGGTGGTGCATCGGCAAACCTCTACCTGCGTGCTGCTTATGAAAAGCTCTGCAAAGAGTTTGGAAAGACTCTCCATGTAGTGCCAATGCAGTATTGTTCTGATAATGCTGCCATGATCGGACGCTATGCTATAGATGCTTACGAAAGAGAAAATTTTGTTGTATCAGGATCAGTAGATATTATTGTAACAAAAAAACAACAGACTGGAGATCTTCTTTAA
- the gyrB gene encoding DNA topoisomerase (ATP-hydrolyzing) subunit B has translation MAEYGASNIKVLKGLEAVRKRPGMYIGDTSTKGLHHLVYEVVDNSIDEAMAGHCDTIKVTLTETGSAIIEDNGRGIPVAEHPTEKISAATVVLTVLHAGGKFDKDTYKVSGGLHGVGVSVVNALSKDLHLTVFKDGEIHKQSFQKGIPLEPLKTIKKTRKKGTMIEFVPDETIFTESISFQKEILMKRFKELCYLNPRITIEFEDERDNTKETYHFKGGLKQFVEDMNTKPPLSKPQFFQGKMDDIEIDIALMYCDADSEKTLSFVNNIKTPDGGTHEAGFKAGLTRSLSSYISKNASAKEKGTKITGEDCKEGLVTIISVRVPEPQFEGQTKGKLGSSYVRPLVQKFFTERFNKYLEENPIEAKIIMAQVLLAARGRDAAKRARELVKRKDSMSIGTLPGKLADCQNKDPEVSEIYLVEGDSAGGSAKQGRDRVFQAILPLKGKILNVEKARLEKILKSDEIKNMITALGCGIGDEFNEEKLRYHKIIIMTDADVDGSHIQTLLMTFFFRFLRPVIEKGYLYLAQPPLYRYKKGKNETYLKDDKVLNDFLIENGIDAIESTTMGRNDLIDLFKLVAYYRMTLKEIEKRFALVEVLRYMIETPDVISTNNKALAKILETYIIGLGYNILNKNVTEECLHYFVQTNDGLEELIVDDVLFTNPHYNEAIHIYQKIQEHITDEFKEKDLLELFAKVESSAKKGAYIQRYKGLGEMNPDQLWETTMTPENRVLLQVKINDLDEASDTFTLFMGDEVEPRRNYIEQHAKDVKHLDV, from the coding sequence ATGGCAGAATACGGTGCTAGTAATATCAAGGTTCTTAAAGGGCTTGAAGCAGTTAGAAAAAGACCGGGAATGTATATTGGCGATACCTCGACCAAAGGTCTGCACCATCTTGTCTATGAAGTGGTTGATAACTCTATTGATGAAGCAATGGCAGGGCACTGTGATACCATTAAGGTTACACTTACTGAAACGGGTTCAGCAATTATTGAAGACAATGGACGTGGTATCCCTGTTGCAGAGCATCCAACAGAGAAGATTTCTGCTGCTACTGTTGTATTGACCGTACTACATGCTGGTGGTAAGTTTGACAAAGATACCTACAAAGTTTCTGGTGGTTTGCATGGAGTGGGTGTATCTGTTGTTAATGCACTCTCTAAAGATCTCCATTTGACCGTATTTAAAGATGGAGAGATTCATAAGCAGAGTTTTCAGAAGGGTATTCCTCTAGAACCACTCAAAACAATTAAAAAAACTCGAAAAAAAGGGACGATGATAGAATTCGTACCAGATGAAACCATCTTTACCGAAAGTATCTCTTTCCAAAAAGAGATTTTGATGAAGCGTTTTAAAGAGCTCTGCTATCTGAATCCACGTATTACCATTGAGTTTGAAGATGAACGTGATAATACCAAGGAGACTTACCATTTTAAAGGTGGGCTTAAGCAGTTTGTTGAAGATATGAATACTAAGCCACCACTCTCTAAGCCACAGTTTTTTCAAGGAAAGATGGATGATATTGAGATTGATATTGCCTTGATGTATTGTGATGCTGATAGCGAAAAGACCCTTTCGTTTGTCAATAATATTAAAACACCTGATGGCGGTACCCACGAAGCTGGTTTTAAAGCAGGGTTGACCCGTTCACTCTCTAGCTATATCTCTAAAAATGCTTCAGCTAAAGAAAAAGGGACAAAAATCACTGGAGAAGACTGCAAAGAGGGATTGGTTACCATTATTTCTGTACGTGTCCCTGAGCCACAATTTGAGGGGCAGACCAAAGGAAAGTTGGGTTCTTCTTATGTGCGCCCGCTAGTACAAAAGTTTTTTACTGAACGGTTTAATAAGTATCTTGAAGAGAATCCTATTGAAGCTAAGATAATTATGGCACAAGTATTGCTTGCAGCACGAGGGCGTGATGCTGCCAAGCGTGCTCGTGAACTGGTTAAGCGTAAAGACTCTATGAGTATAGGTACGCTACCCGGTAAGCTTGCTGACTGTCAAAATAAAGATCCTGAGGTTTCAGAGATTTATTTAGTGGAAGGAGATTCTGCAGGTGGTTCGGCAAAGCAGGGACGTGACCGTGTATTCCAAGCAATTTTACCGCTAAAAGGTAAGATTCTCAATGTTGAAAAAGCAAGACTAGAGAAAATTCTTAAATCTGATGAAATCAAAAATATGATTACCGCACTTGGATGTGGAATTGGAGATGAGTTCAACGAAGAGAAGTTGCGCTACCACAAGATTATCATTATGACTGATGCCGATGTTGACGGGAGCCATATTCAAACTCTATTGATGACCTTCTTCTTCCGTTTTTTACGTCCTGTTATTGAGAAGGGTTATCTCTACCTTGCACAGCCGCCACTTTACCGTTATAAGAAAGGAAAGAATGAAACCTACCTTAAAGACGACAAAGTGCTCAATGACTTCCTTATTGAGAATGGGATTGATGCCATTGAGAGTACGACTATGGGTCGCAATGATCTTATCGATCTTTTCAAGTTGGTTGCCTATTATCGTATGACTCTCAAAGAGATTGAAAAGCGCTTTGCACTAGTTGAAGTACTCCGATATATGATTGAAACTCCTGATGTTATTTCAACAAACAACAAAGCACTGGCAAAAATACTTGAAACATATATTATTGGGCTTGGATACAATATCCTCAACAAAAATGTGACTGAAGAGTGTTTACACTATTTTGTGCAGACCAATGACGGTCTAGAGGAGTTGATTGTTGATGACGTCCTCTTTACTAATCCACATTATAATGAAGCAATTCATATCTATCAGAAAATTCAGGAACACATTACTGATGAGTTTAAAGAGAAGGACCTGCTTGAACTATTTGCCAAAGTAGAATCTAGTGCTAAGAAAGGTGCTTATATTCAGCGCTACAAAGGTTTAGGAGAAATGAACCCTGATCAGCTTTGGGAAACTACCATGACACCAGAAAATAGAGTACTGCTTCAAGTTAAAATTAATGATCTTGATGAGGCAAGCGATACCTTTACTCTCTTTATGGGTGATGAGGTTGAACCAAGAAGAAACTACATAGAACAGCATGCAAAAGATGTAAAACACCTAGATGTATAA
- the queF gene encoding preQ(1) synthase encodes MKYGEKEIKEFDINTDKNFWPNDHEKNYTINIELPEFMCLCPRSGYPDFATLKLSYVPDKIVIELKALKLYINSFMFRYISHENAANDIFDTLYAKLKPKSMKLIADFNPRGNVHTVIEIDSKKF; translated from the coding sequence ATGAAGTATGGTGAAAAAGAAATAAAAGAGTTTGATATCAATACAGATAAGAATTTTTGGCCAAATGATCATGAAAAAAATTATACTATCAATATCGAATTACCTGAATTTATGTGCCTATGCCCTCGTTCTGGTTATCCAGATTTTGCCACACTAAAGCTCTCTTATGTGCCTGATAAGATAGTGATAGAGCTTAAAGCATTGAAGCTTTATATTAACTCTTTTATGTTCCGTTATATTTCACATGAAAACGCAGCAAATGATATTTTTGATACTCTTTATGCAAAACTCAAACCAAAATCCATGAAGCTTATTGCAGATTTTAATCCAAGAGGAAATGTTCATACTGTTATTGAGATTGATTCTAAAAAATTTTAA
- a CDS encoding helix-turn-helix domain containing protein, translated as MILFSDVLARLKIILSQHHQRSKIKDKDIAEVLGLSPQYFAVIKRRNKVPYEAIANFCKKYNINMNWVLLEQPPKHLT; from the coding sequence ATGATACTCTTTTCAGATGTGCTGGCACGGCTTAAAATTATTTTGAGTCAACACCATCAGCGGTCAAAAATTAAAGATAAAGATATTGCAGAGGTACTTGGGCTGAGCCCTCAATATTTTGCTGTTATTAAACGACGCAATAAGGTACCCTATGAAGCAATTGCTAACTTTTGTAAAAAATACAATATTAACATGAACTGGGTTCTTCTTGAGCAGCCACCAAAACATTTAACTTGA
- a CDS encoding AI-2E family transporter yields the protein MTKTQLMITALFILGLMGAYSVYQPFLLSMAVAVLLSMATFNLTKHLTDFTNCAKISSGISTLLMTLLLFVPIVYLATIGVSYIAEIDKQGVQETLSALRVLVQDIPFFKEIAYQYMSDEHITKYIQESTTYATMVGGKGLGFMKNMLFVVFFYFFINYYGNRFFDTILELLPVTPQKGEKIIKEISTTMEIVFYSVIVTAIFEGFLFGAMMSYFGFNGIFFGVIYGFASLVPIIGGVIVWVPVSLYVWTKIDTQIALMIASYSVIVVSIVADTFVKPMIIEIIKKNFLKSALQINSILIFFSIFAGMNTYGFWGMILGPAITSFLIAITKVYLNCSEENEED from the coding sequence ATGACTAAAACTCAACTAATGATTACCGCATTATTTATTTTGGGTCTTATGGGAGCTTATAGTGTTTACCAGCCTTTTTTACTCTCTATGGCAGTGGCTGTTTTGCTTTCTATGGCAACCTTTAACCTTACTAAACATTTAACAGATTTTACCAATTGTGCAAAAATCTCTTCAGGAATCTCAACACTATTGATGACACTGTTGCTTTTTGTACCTATTGTCTATTTGGCAACAATAGGTGTAAGCTATATTGCTGAGATTGATAAGCAAGGTGTACAAGAGACACTTTCGGCACTAAGAGTGCTTGTACAAGATATTCCCTTTTTTAAGGAGATAGCTTATCAATATATGAGTGATGAGCATATTACTAAATATATCCAAGAATCTACAACCTATGCAACTATGGTAGGAGGCAAAGGATTAGGTTTTATGAAAAATATGCTTTTTGTGGTATTTTTTTACTTTTTTATTAACTACTATGGAAATAGGTTCTTTGATACAATTTTAGAATTACTGCCAGTAACACCACAAAAAGGGGAAAAGATAATAAAGGAGATCTCCACAACAATGGAGATTGTTTTCTATTCTGTTATTGTAACGGCAATTTTTGAAGGCTTTCTGTTTGGTGCTATGATGAGTTATTTTGGCTTTAATGGGATCTTTTTTGGTGTGATTTATGGGTTTGCATCTTTGGTTCCTATTATTGGTGGAGTAATTGTTTGGGTACCAGTTTCACTTTATGTTTGGACAAAGATCGATACACAAATAGCATTGATGATTGCTTCTTATTCGGTGATAGTTGTCTCTATCGTTGCTGATACATTTGTTAAGCCAATGATTATTGAGATTATCAAGAAAAATTTTCTTAAGAGTGCACTTCAGATTAACTCTATACTAATTTTCTTCTCTATTTTTGCAGGGATGAATACTTATGGATTTTGGGGAATGATTCTTGGTCCTGCGATTACTTCATTTTTAATTGCGATTACAAAGGTGTATTTAAATTGCTCTGAAGAGAATGAAGAGGATTAG